Within the Bacillus spongiae genome, the region ATTTAACGGAATTGCCGTAATTCTCACTACTTTGGTGTAAAGCATTTGATGTTTAATGATAGGTAGAAGGGTAGCGCTCTTTTAATTGAAACGTCCAAAGAAATTTGAGAAGGGGCTTCCGTATTTATAATCATTGATTGAAATTTGAAAAAAGCAATAAAAGTTTACTAGGCCGAGCTTTATCTAAAGTAGTTGGCTGGAAGTTAACAAGATATATATAAGTAGTAAATATTTTCAAAAATATAAAGCCAAATCAATAATTTGTTCGTCTAATAAACGATAGGTCATGAAGGAGGCGGCAACTGATTGTTACATTTAGTAAGGAAAGCTCAAAAAGGAAATGATAAGGCTTTTTTAACATTATTTCAGAAATACGAACAGGATATTTATCGAATCGCTTTAGTATACGTGAAAAATCAAAACGATGCACTGGATGTGATCCAAGAAACAGCCTATCGTTCATTCAAAACAATCAAACATTTAAAAGAACCTCACCATTTTAAAACTTGGTTAATAAGAATAGCGATAAACTGCTCCGTAGATTTACTTCGAAAGCAAAAGAAAATAATTCAATTAAAGCCTGAATTCGAGGCGAATTTATCCGTTGATTTAAATGAAGAAATTGAATTAGAATTGACGGTTCGAGACCTAATTGAGCGTTTAAATGAAGAAGAAAAAAGTGTAGTTATTTTAAGATTTTACGAAGGGTTAACTTTCAAAGAGATATCAGAAATGCTCGATATGCCTTTAGGAACGGCTAAAACCATTTTATATCGAGCGTTAGACAAGCTCCGTAATGAATTGAAAGGAGACAGTTTTTATGAGTAATAAGATAAAAAATGAGATGGATAAAATTAAAATACCGAATGAATTGAGACAGCGCAGTAAAATGGGCGTTTCTCAGGCGAAAAAAGAAATAATAAGCGATAATAAAAGAAATATTGTCCGAGGCATAGGTGTTGCTGTTGCTTTATTTGTCTCAATCGGAGCATTTACTTTATTGAAAACCAATTTAAATAATACAACAAATTCAAATTCACCTGTTGTTTTGGAAGATGGCGGAGTGAATATACCAGCTATAAAATTACCAAAAGAAACAATGAATGCTAATATGATTGGCTTAATTGTCTATAACGGGAAAATTTACACGCAAACTAAGACAGAGATAACTGCTGATGCTGCGAAAAAGATGATAGATGAAAAGCTTGGAACAACGAAAGGAACAATAGACGAGTGGAGTGAGCAAAAAGCCTATGATGAAGAATTTGCATCGACTGTCGCAAAAACAGATGTTTATTCTGTTACAGGATACGATAAAGACTTTAGAATTATGACTTACAAAGAGGAAAATGGGGAGATATATGCCGAATTTTATGAGAACCTTAATGGAATTACAATAAAGAACGGCAAAGATGTGTTTGGTAAACTAAATATGAATGAGAATATATCTTCTGCCCAGTTTAGAACCTTCAGTGATTGGAATAACAGTATCAAAAACTATCAACCCATTACAGATTTAAAAACATTAAATACCTTCGTGGTAGAACTAAACAAGGCGAAGCCTTTCCCTAGAAGTCTAGATTCAGATCCAATTCGACAGTCAAGAAGCGAAGAGAATTTTAGGGAATTAAGTATTATATTAAATGACGGTTCTACGGTTAGGCTTACACTTCTTAGCGGTGGATATATATATTACGGATATATGGATGTATATTTTAAAATGAATGAAGATATATTTTCTGATTTCTGGAGTAACCTCAAGTAATTTTCCTATTGAAACCAAAATCTCGTCAGATATTTAATTCTGACGTTTTTAATTGCTACTTTCACAGTAATACTTACTTAGATGGCGCATAGAGAATGAAATTCGTGCAAATTGTTTATACGAGTGAACGCGGAGAAAAACAACGAAAAAGTACTAAAGTGGGATATAAGGTTGTACGAAGATACGGTTTATTGGTTGTACATCAAATATATACTAACAAAAAATGTGGTACTGATATTCATAGCATTCACATAGATATAAGCGCATGCTTATATCTATGTGAAATGAAAAATCTTATTCACTGTTAAAATTTCAAGGGTTTGTGGAAAGGAGCTTTCTCATCGTAATATAGTATACGCTTTGGGTTGATTACTATTAATATGAAGGCAACACTAAAATAGAGAAGCGAGTGGTAAAATAAAATGTCCAATAATTCTCCCTTTGTAATTAGAATGAAAAAATTAAATAGTTGATGAATGATTATGGGGACGAATAAGTTCTTATTTAAATTATAAAAAAACGTCATAATAATCGTAACTGATATGATTCCGACCATAAAAAGTCCACAATACTTTATTAAATTCATTCCAGTATACCCCGAAGTTAGTAGCCATAGAGGTGTGTGCCAAAAACCCCATAGTCCTCCTGTTATAATAGCAGTAACTAAAGGTGAGTACTTTTTCTGAAGTTCATTCAGAGCATATCCTCTCCACCCTAGTTCTTCACCTAAAGGTCCACTTACTAGAATATTGAAAAATAAGAATAGGAATAATGTGACACCTGAAAGTGATTTCGAGAAATATTGAATATTATCAGTACTTGGTAGAAGTATGAGCGAACATATAAAGATTAATGCTTGAATGCTAATGGCTATTCCAAGTACATTGAAGCTAAGTTTGGTTGCAAATTGTTGTTTTATAAAATCTATAAGATTCAACCGAGGATAAATAATTTTAAATAAAATAATAAAAGAAAAGGTTGAGGACCATGCTGACATAATGATTAAAGTATTTGTAATTATCATCGGCACATTAATCATCATACATACACCAATTAACGCTAAAAATACCCAAAAAATCACATTACTTAATAAAACGAACATCACCATCGGTCTTTTAAAAATACTTCCCAATAACATGACGCATGCCCCTTTCTCTCCTAATTGGACCTCGAAATGTCTTATATTCCCATTATATCGTCTTGTATAGCGAAACCTACAAACCATAGTGGGAGAATCTATCCGTCTTCAGGATGAAATGCCGAGAAGGACCATTTTTTGGAGGCACTTTCTTACATTCAATATTGTGTTCTCATTCCTTCATGAACGTCTATTTTTATGAAAATAATTTTGTGAAAAGTTGTAGGAATTGTAATGTTCGCTTCTTTTGTTTTGCTATTGACGGGACTAGCAGTCTATAAATACACTTGAGATGTAATAGCAAAACATGACATTCAAAATAAGTATAAAATCTTACGAGGGAGAGGAGAAAAATGGATTTACATTATGAAGTACACGGTTCTGGTGATCCGATTGTGATGATTCATAGCCCTGGAGTAGATATGAGGGAGTGGGTTTTTATCGTACCTCATTTAGCCAAAACAAACCAAGTGGTTATTTTTGATGGTCGAGGCGCTGGAAAGTCACCATCACCGTCTGAACCAACCGATTATGTTGATGATTTGCTAAAGTTGATCGATCATCTTGGTTTAAAAAAGGTCACTCTTGTAGGTCATTCGATGGGGGGACAAATTGCAACTGATTTTACTCTTACATTCCCTGATAAAGTGAGAAAATTAGTATTATTAGCTCCTTCATTAACGGGATATACTTATTCCAGTGAATTCATTCAGTGGATGCAAAGCGTAAATGCTGTTGCACCAGACGTTAAGAAACTTGTAGAGCTGTCGCTAAGTGGACCAAATTATCGTATTACGATGTCAAGTCCACACCAAGACTTTCTCTATGATATGACGAGACATCATATGAAAAAAGTTTTTACGGAATGGGAAAATTTTGAGATGACCTGGCCTGAACCACCAGCCATTGAACGATTACATGAGATAAAAGTAAATACTCTTTTTATTCAAGGAGATAAGGAATGGAAGGATATGTTTCGAATCGCTGAACATTTTCAAGAAGTTCCATCGATCCGTTTTACCCTCATTAAAGATGCAGATCATATGGTGACACTGACTCACCCTGAAAAAATCACTAATGATATCCAGTTGTTTTTACAAGATGGATAAAAGGAATGAATCACTTATTTTGCTTGTCTTAATGTATCACGAATCTATATTCAAATAACGTCATCATTAACTAGTTAATACCTTTTCACTCATTTTGTTCATAAATGGAGTATTTTGATCAAGTAGATTGAATGGGAGCTACTGTTAATGAAGGGAAGTAATAGGAAGGGAAACGGCGGGTAAAGGATAAGAGAGTGATAAATGGGAAAGGACAAAGAGCGGGGATTGTACCCTTAAATTAAGCGAAATACGAGTCAGGATAAAGAGGATAACTTAAGTAAGTTATCCTTAATCACATTTATAAAATCATCGCTAAACCTGCGAATAATGTTGATGCGATCATAGCAAATAACATTAAATAAATAATCGTCTTTTGCATTTTCTTCTTTCCCATAGAGTTCACACTCCTTATTTCTATCATTTTCACTACTATTGTACGCTTAGTCCATCTGATTGACAAGATAATATATTTTGAAAACGCTTACTATTTTTTGTTCTTTTGCAGGAAATTCGACAATAACCATCGAATACGATAGTAAAGGGGGATGGTAAAAGATGAAAAGAGTAGATCATATCGGCATAGCTGTACCCTCAATTGAGGAAGCGCTACCATTATATACAGATATTTTTGGTTTAACACTTATAAAGGTTGAAGAGGTTATTCTAGAAAATGTGAAAGTAGCATTTCTAGATGGAGGTAATATAAAGCTAGAATTGTTAGAGCCCTTATCTTCAAAAAGTACTATCGCACAATTTATAGAAAAACGAGGGCAAGGTATTCATCATATCGCCTTTGGGGTAGAAAATATAGAAAATCGCATTTTAGAATTGAAATCAAAGGGAATTGACATGATCAATCAGCAATCTAAAAAAGGGGCAGGAGGCGCTAACATCGCTTTTCTTCACCCTAAATCAACGCAAAAGGTATTGTATGAGTTGTGTGAAAAACCAGTCGGAAAGGAAATTTAATAAGGATGGATATTTACGAAAAAATAAATGAATTATATGATCGAAAGCGTAAGGTAGAGCTTGGTGGTGGAGATGAACGCATCGACAAGCAACATGAAAAAGGAAAATTAACGGCCAGAGAAAGGATAGAGCTACTAGTCGATAAAGGAAGCTTTGTTGAATTAAATCCATTTATTGAGCATCGAAGTAATGACTTTGGTTTAGACAAAGCTGAGGGTCCTGGTGATGGGGTTGTCACGGGATATGGAAAAGTGAATGGAAGACCGATTTATTTATTTTCACAAGATTTCACCGTTTTTGGAGGAGCATTAGGTGAAATGCATGCTCAAAAAATTGCCAACGTAATGGATTTGGCTGTGAAAAATGGTGCCCCTTTCGTTGGATTAAACGATTCAGGTGGAGCAAGAATTCAAGAAGGTGTCGTTTCACTGGACGGCTATGGGCATATTTTTTATCGAAACTCAATCTATTCTGGAGTGATACCGCAAATTTCGGTTATTATGGGTCCATGTGCCGGCGGAGCCGTCTATTCGCCGGCTATAACTGATTTTGTTTTTATGGTAGATAAAACGAGTCAGATGTTTATTACAGGGCCAAAAGTTATTGAGACCGTAACAGGAGAAAAGATTAGTGCAGAGGATTTAGGTGGTTCAGAAGTACATAATACCATAAGTGGAAATGCGCATTTCCGCGGAGAGTCTGAAGAAGAAGTTTTAGAGCAGGTTCGTTTATTATTATCTTATTTACCACAAAATAACGAAGAAAAACCCCCAATAAAGGAAGCTGGATTAGAGAATCACTATCGAGAAAATTTAGCGGACACTATTCCTTTTGATGCAGTCAGACCTTATGATGTTAGAAAAGTAATTGAAGAGGTAGTCGATGAGGGTAGTTTTTTAGAAATTCAAAGTGGGTTTGCTAAAAATATAGTGATTGGCCTTGCGAGAATGAACGGTGAAGTGGTTGGCCTTGTATGTAACCAGCCTAAAATTATGGCCGGGGGGCTGGATATTGATTCGTCTGATAAAGCAAGCCGCTTTATTCGCTTCTGTGATTCCTTTCAAATTCCAATCATTACGTTCGAAGATGTAACCGGTTTCTTTCCAGGTGTTAAACAAGAGCATGGCGGTATCATTCGCCATGGAGCAAAAATTTTATATGCTTATTCAGAAGCAACTGTTCCGAAAATTACGGTCATATTGCGCAAAGCGTATGGTGGAGCCTACGTGGCACTAAATTCCAAAGCAATTGGAGCTGATTTAGTTTTTGCATGGCCAAATGCGGAAATCGCCGTAATGGGTCCACAGGGGGCTGCCAATATAATTTTTGCGAGAGATATTAATCAGAGTGATAACCCTGAGCAACTTCGTGCTGAAAAAATTGAAGAATATCGAGAAAAGTTTGCAAATCCATATGTTGCTGCTAGCAGAGGAATGGTGGATGACGTTATCGACCCTCGTGAAACAAGAATTAAGTTAATTCAAGGGCTTGAAATGATGCGGAATAAAAAAGAAGATCGACCAAAAAAGAAACACGGAAATATCCCTCTTTAAGTGTATTCATTGTGACATATAGCTTTTCAGGCTATACTAAGGGAGTTGAATACATAACTGGAGGGTATAAGGATGATTAATCAAGATCGAATCGTAAATGAATTTTTAGAATTAGTGCAAATTGACTCAGAAACTCGATATGAAGGACATATTTCGAAAGTGTTAAAAGAAAAATTTGAAAGTCTTGGTGTTCTAGTCGTTGAGGATGATACCATGGAAATTACAGGACATGGTGCGGGTAATTTAATTTGCACATTACCAGCAACAAAAGATGGGGTCGATACGATCTATTTTACGTCACATATGGATACGGTCGTACCAGCTAAGTCAGTGAAGCCTATTTTAAAAGAAGACGGCTATATTTATTCTGATGGAACAACGATATTAGGCGCGGATGATAAAGCTGGTCTCGCCGTAATGTTAGAAGCGGTTCGTGTATTAAAGGAACAAAATATTGCTCACGGTAAAATTGAGTTTATTATTACAGTCGGAGAAGAGTCTGGATTAGTAGGAGCAAAGGCATTAGACCCATCTTATGTAACGGCGAAGTATGGCTTTGCTTTAGATAGTGATGGAAAAGTTGGAAATATTATTGTCGCTGCCCCAACACAAGCAAAAGTTAAGGCTGTCATTTATGGGAAAACGGCACATGCTGGAGTAGCACCTGAGAAGGGCGTATCGGCTATTACAATAGCATCAAAAGCCATTAGCCGAATGCCATTAGGTAGGATCGATGAAGAAACAACAGCAAATATTGGCAGGTTTGCAGGTGGACAAGCAACGAATATCGTTTGTGATCAAGTCGATATTTTAGCAGAAGCACGCTCGTTAATACCTGGTAAAATGGAAGCTCAAGTAGAGAAAATGAAAGAGGCATTCCATTCAGCGGCAGCTGAAATGGGGGGAAGTGCTTCTGTTGAAGTTGACATCATGTATCCAGGTTTTAAATTTGCAGACGGCGATGAAGTAGTGGAAGTGGCGAAAAAGGCTGCTGAAAAAATTGGACGTCCAAGCAGTCTTCAAACAAGTGGAGGCGGAAGCGATGCAAACGTCATTGCAGGCTTCGGGATTCCGACTGTAAACTTAGCAGTAGGATATGAAGAAATTCATACAACAAATGAAAGAATGCCTGTTCAAGAATTAGTAAAGCTTGCTGAGATGGTTGTTTCTATTGTTGAAGAAGTGACTAGTGCTTAGTGTAAAGTAGTATTTGGCTTTCCTTGAGGGAGAGGCGCTGAAAACCTTTCAAAAACAATCTAAATAATCGTATCAAATGATACTACAAAACAGTATCGGTATATGCCGATGCTGTTTTATTGTTTTTAGAGCAAGCAAAAAAAGTAATTCATGAGGCGCAATTATATCGTTACTTACCTCGATACATAGATAAATCTATTAATAAATACTGCAATTGTGTGACTGCTATGAAATATTGATGAGGAATGTGAATGTATAGCGAAATGGGGGATGATCAGCAGTTAACAGATTAGAAACATTTATTAAGGTAATTAGAGATCAATCATACCAAAACGGGAGTACCTAAAACAAAATGATATGGTTTGGAGTAAATGAAAGCGAAGCGGTTAAAAGGTGCCTTACATGTAAGACCCACATAGTCGGCTTTCGGTAAATCTTTGTCACTCATATTTTGAATGTCCCTATTATATCTACTATCTCCTAGCATGTAAAGCTTCATTTTTATACGTAATTAAGCATTTTTTTGCAGTTTTTTTCAATAAACTGAAGGTTCTTTCCTTAATCATAAACATCCATAGGAGGTTGCCATTAGAACTAAATCTAGATTTTATATATAATTTATTTCACATCATGGCATAGAGGCTGAAGAGCTATTATGATGTACCTTATTAAAAAGTATTGGAGGGGTGATGTATGCCAGCCTAATGAAAATGGGATCTTATTAATACTTTTGACCTTCATTTACGGATAGGATGATTATTTCAGTTCTGTAGCAAAAAAATCACAATGCGTATCATACAAACTCCGATTTTAAATCGCTTATAATCCTCAACAGCAAAGTCTTACTGTATTCAACCAACTTCTTGAAAGAACGTAAGAACTATTTCTACCAATACATTTATCCGAAACTTTATTTGAACGAGGTGATATCGATTAAAGTGCAACTCTTTAACAAATGAACGGAAACGTAATTTTAGATTGACTAAAAAACTGATGAAATGAATTCGCTTAGTAAATTTTCATTTTGTGATTAAGGAAAGAAATCTACAAAGATTCACTAAATGAATGGAGGAGAAGAACAATATGAAAAAATATTATATTGAATTGCCGTACATTGCGGTTTTAAAAGTTGAAGTTAACGCAGAAACAGAGGAAGAAGCACTTGAAAAGTTAGCGGAGGCAGATAAAGAAGAAGTATATAATGGGAATATTGATGATATCTCTTATATTGATGAAGATTGGAATTATCATGAACAAGTAGCACAAAGTAATATTTCTAATGTAATTCAGTATGATATGTTTATTGAGGAAGTAGAAGAAGATTAAGATAAGTTAGTTTGATACTTACTAAAATGAATGCAAAGCACTACCAGAAAATAGGGGCGTTGCAAGCTCCGATTGCTTATCGGCTGATCATAGCGCTTCCTATTTTTTATTCAATGTGATGAAAAATATGGTATTCTTATAATAGAAAAGGAAGGCAATAATGAAAGTCATA harbors:
- a CDS encoding type II CAAX endopeptidase family protein, which produces MLLGSIFKRPMVMFVLLSNVIFWVFLALIGVCMMINVPMIITNTLIIMSAWSSTFSFIILFKIIYPRLNLIDFIKQQFATKLSFNVLGIAISIQALIFICSLILLPSTDNIQYFSKSLSGVTLFLFLFFNILVSGPLGEELGWRGYALNELQKKYSPLVTAIITGGLWGFWHTPLWLLTSGYTGMNLIKYCGLFMVGIISVTIIMTFFYNLNKNLFVPIIIHQLFNFFILITKGELLDILFYHSLLYFSVAFILIVINPKRILYYDEKAPFHKPLKF
- the mce gene encoding methylmalonyl-CoA epimerase; this encodes MKRVDHIGIAVPSIEEALPLYTDIFGLTLIKVEEVILENVKVAFLDGGNIKLELLEPLSSKSTIAQFIEKRGQGIHHIAFGVENIENRILELKSKGIDMINQQSKKGAGGANIAFLHPKSTQKVLYELCEKPVGKEI
- a CDS encoding acyl-CoA carboxylase subunit beta yields the protein MDIYEKINELYDRKRKVELGGGDERIDKQHEKGKLTARERIELLVDKGSFVELNPFIEHRSNDFGLDKAEGPGDGVVTGYGKVNGRPIYLFSQDFTVFGGALGEMHAQKIANVMDLAVKNGAPFVGLNDSGGARIQEGVVSLDGYGHIFYRNSIYSGVIPQISVIMGPCAGGAVYSPAITDFVFMVDKTSQMFITGPKVIETVTGEKISAEDLGGSEVHNTISGNAHFRGESEEEVLEQVRLLLSYLPQNNEEKPPIKEAGLENHYRENLADTIPFDAVRPYDVRKVIEEVVDEGSFLEIQSGFAKNIVIGLARMNGEVVGLVCNQPKIMAGGLDIDSSDKASRFIRFCDSFQIPIITFEDVTGFFPGVKQEHGGIIRHGAKILYAYSEATVPKITVILRKAYGGAYVALNSKAIGADLVFAWPNAEIAVMGPQGAANIIFARDINQSDNPEQLRAEKIEEYREKFANPYVAASRGMVDDVIDPRETRIKLIQGLEMMRNKKEDRPKKKHGNIPL
- a CDS encoding RNA polymerase sigma factor; this encodes MLHLVRKAQKGNDKAFLTLFQKYEQDIYRIALVYVKNQNDALDVIQETAYRSFKTIKHLKEPHHFKTWLIRIAINCSVDLLRKQKKIIQLKPEFEANLSVDLNEEIELELTVRDLIERLNEEEKSVVILRFYEGLTFKEISEMLDMPLGTAKTILYRALDKLRNELKGDSFYE
- the prli42 gene encoding stressosome-associated protein Prli42; this encodes MGKKKMQKTIIYLMLFAMIASTLFAGLAMIL
- a CDS encoding alpha/beta hydrolase, whose amino-acid sequence is MDLHYEVHGSGDPIVMIHSPGVDMREWVFIVPHLAKTNQVVIFDGRGAGKSPSPSEPTDYVDDLLKLIDHLGLKKVTLVGHSMGGQIATDFTLTFPDKVRKLVLLAPSLTGYTYSSEFIQWMQSVNAVAPDVKKLVELSLSGPNYRITMSSPHQDFLYDMTRHHMKKVFTEWENFEMTWPEPPAIERLHEIKVNTLFIQGDKEWKDMFRIAEHFQEVPSIRFTLIKDADHMVTLTHPEKITNDIQLFLQDG
- a CDS encoding tripeptidase T — its product is MINQDRIVNEFLELVQIDSETRYEGHISKVLKEKFESLGVLVVEDDTMEITGHGAGNLICTLPATKDGVDTIYFTSHMDTVVPAKSVKPILKEDGYIYSDGTTILGADDKAGLAVMLEAVRVLKEQNIAHGKIEFIITVGEESGLVGAKALDPSYVTAKYGFALDSDGKVGNIIVAAPTQAKVKAVIYGKTAHAGVAPEKGVSAITIASKAISRMPLGRIDEETTANIGRFAGGQATNIVCDQVDILAEARSLIPGKMEAQVEKMKEAFHSAAAEMGGSASVEVDIMYPGFKFADGDEVVEVAKKAAEKIGRPSSLQTSGGGSDANVIAGFGIPTVNLAVGYEEIHTTNERMPVQELVKLAEMVVSIVEEVTSA